The Melitaea cinxia chromosome 21, ilMelCinx1.1, whole genome shotgun sequence genome has a window encoding:
- the LOC123664095 gene encoding uncharacterized protein LOC123664095 — protein sequence MDIESDNSISEYSDSDVDSEYDFCCKQEESNSLGLPFDPTSLENIILSLCDKFDFRVILNDNRVKGAVLVTTGLTFAGTLIGRHYGGKFGAAVGGAVGGICGVGIVAVSMRDVWKDIKGKLSELFDIVYDYLAGLGIEDYKNAATFLMQHSSNSKQLALIIIQVTSDILGKKVLSSLTAA from the exons ATGGATATCGAATCCGACAATTCCATTTCCGAATACTCCGATTCAGATGTAGACAGCGAATACGACTTTTGTTGTAAACAAGAAGAATCAAATTCTTTGGGATTACCATTTGATCCTACATCccttgaaaatataatattatcccTTTGCGATAAATTTGACTTTCgtgtaattttaaatgataatagaGTAAAGGGCGCTGTCCTAGTTACAACTGGATTAACATTTGCTGGTACTTTGATCGGTAGACATTATGGAGGAAAATTTGGTGCTGCTGTAGGAGGGGCAGTTGGCGGCATTTGTGGAGTTGGTATCGTAG ctGTTTCGATGCGTGACGTATGGAAGGACATAAAAGGTAAATTGTCGGAGTTATTCGATATCGTCTACGATTACCTAGCTGGACTAGGAATAGAAGATTACAAAAATGCTGCAACATTCTTAATGCAGCATAGCAGTAACAGCAAACAACTTGCATTGATTATTATACAAGTGACTTCGGATATTCTTGgaaaaaaagttttatctaGTTTAACAGcagcttaa
- the LOC123663886 gene encoding uncharacterized protein LOC123663886, which yields MSNKNVYQKLGHKVSEEVQLLAEEKWIVDTLTKIKNQRNCLQIERLHLESLKAKLKGNTKKDAQETVTKLNEDGIATTSAVNLMQHVTTTKSAGEIVEKDLTIDDVFCNDQELNLMVTQPSFVQNSNNLDFNMEEDEEESDDDMLIDINMFMNGIPEKETKYKVGK from the exons atgtctaACAAAAACGTATACCAAAAGCTTGGACATAAAGTGTCAGAAGAAGTCCAACTTTTAGCAGAAGAGAAATGGATAGTCGATAcattaacgaaaataaaaaaccaaagaAATTGTTTACAG ATAGAAAGGCTTCATCTCGAGAGTTTGAAAGCCAAACTAAAGGGTAATACCAAGAAGGATGCCCAGGAAACAGTCACAAAATTAAATGAAGATGGTATAGCAACAACGTCAGCCGTAAATCTGATGCAGCATGTAACCACGACCAAGAGTGCTGGTGAAATAGTGGAGAAAGATTTAACAATTGACGATGTTTTTTGCAATGATCAGGAGCTCAATTTAATGGTCACCCAACCGTCATTTG ttcaaaattcgaataatttagACTTCAACATGGAAGAAGATGAGGAAGAGAGTGATGATGATATGTTGATAGACATTAATATGTTTATGAACGGCATTCCGGAGaaagaaacaaaatacaaaGTGGGGAAATGA